The DNA sequence ACCCCAATGCCCCCAGGCCCTTGAGTCATGGCCTCAACAGCAAGGTGGTGCGTGGCGCCGATGGCAAGGTCACCGAAGCCGTTTGGAAGGTGGGTGGCATGTACGGCCCGGCCTTGGAGAAAGTGGTGGAGTGGCTGGAGAAGGCACGTGGTGTGGCCCTCAACCCCCAGCAGGAGAAGGCCATCGGTCTGCTGATCGACTACTACCGCACAGGTGACCTGAAGACCTGGGACGATTTCAACATCGCCTGGGTGCAGGACACTTCCAGCGATATCGACTTCATCCATGGTTTCGTGGAGGTGTACCAGGATCCGATGGGCTTGAAGGGCAGTTACGAGGTCATCGTGCAGATGAAGGACCCCGAGGCCAGCCAGCGCATGGCCGTGCTGATGGACTACGCCGGCTGGTTCGAAGAGAACAGTCCGATCATGCCGAAACACAAGCGCAAGGACGTGGTGGGCATCACCTACAACTTCATCAACGTGGTGGGCGAGGCCGGTGATGCCAGCCCCAGCACGCCGGTGGGGGTGAATCTGCCCAACGCCAACTGGATCCGGGCCGAACACGGCAGCAAGAGCGTGAGCCTGGGCAACATCTCCGAAGCCTATGAGAAGGCCAGCGGCGGTGAAATGCTGAAGGAGTTCGCCTTCGATGATGCCGAACGCGAGCGGGCCGAGAAATACCAATCATTGGCCGGCAAGCTGCACACCGCCCTGCATGAGGTCATCGGCCACGCCAGCGGCGTGTTGGAGCCCGGCAAGAATCCCGATATGTTGAAGAACTACGCAAGTCCCCTGGAAGAGGCACGTGCGGATCTGGTGGCGCTGTACTACATCACCGATCCCAAATTGGTGGAGATCGGACTGATGCCCGACCTGGAAGTGGGCCGGGCCGAATATGAGGCCTATCTGCGCAACGGCCTGATGCTGCAACTGCGCAGGCTGAAGCTGGGCGATGACGTGCAGCAGGCCCATATGCGCAACCGCCAGACGGTGAGCAAGTGGGTGTTGGAAAAGGGCGCGCCCCAGGGGATCGTCACGTTGGACAAGGTCGATGGCCGCTCCTTCGTCCGCGTGCATGATGTGGAAGGCCTGCGCGGGCTCTTCGGTGATCTGCTGCGGGAGGTGCAGCGCATCAAGAGCCAGGGCGACTACGCGGCAGGGCGCGACCTGATCGAGAAGTACGGCGTCAAGGTGGACCAGGACCTGCATGCCGAGGTGCTCAAGCGAAGCGAGAATGTGAAAAGCGCCCCGTACAGCGGCTTCGTCAACCCCATGCTGGAACCCGTGTTGGATGCCAGCGGTGCCGTCACGGACATCCGCATCCGACAGCCGAAGGACTTCGTGGAGCAGATGCTGGACTACGGCCGCCGTTTCAGCTTCCTGCCCGACGAAAATTGAAAACCACCTGCCGGGATGAAACCTGGGGATGCATGTCGCCGTTGAACCCCCTGTCCAAGTAGTTCAAAGGTCAATCTGAAGAGTCACGTCGCCCCTGTCCGCCTTCCGGTGGATGGGGGCTTCGTGCTTACGGACCGATCCGTTGCACAGTACATCTGCGGCCCAGGAGGCGATGAGCATGGATGGCTTGGTATTGGGCTCATAGCCATGGGCGCGCACATAGCCCACCGCTGCGGCGTGCAGCTTGTGCGAGGCGTGGCTTTCATCGCTGTTCAGGTCCATGTCGATGCGTCGCACCGGCACCCCGCCTTCCTCGCTCAGCCAACGGGCCAAACGCACGCTTCGCTCCACCTCGCCCCAGAGCCGGGTCCACAGGTCGGTGACCTTCGTGGCGTGTTCGCGTTGGTAGGCCACCTGGGCGCCATTCCGGTGGTAGCGCAACACCACCGTGGTGGTGTAAACCGTGTGCCGCATCCGGTTCTGGCTGTCACTCCCCACAAGGATCTCCACGCCGGGCGACACTTCGATCGAGTCCCGCACCCAGTCCAGCAGGTCCACGGGCGAACCATCGCGCATGCGCTTGAATCCTTCGTGCACCGGACCGGCCATGTCGCCAAGGTAACGGAGACAACGATGGATCCGTTCGCAGTGCGGCACGCCGAACGGCGTTTATATTTGCGCCCCCTGAGCGAGGAACATCTTCGCCCACCGGAGTGGCGGAATTGGTAGACGCGCACGTTTCAGGGGCGTGTGACCGAAAGGTTGTAAGGGTTCGAGTCCCTTCTCCGGTACCCACAGGGGGCGGCCCAGGCCGCCCCCGATCTTTGGCGGCCACCGCATCGCTCCTGCTCCCGCTCCGCTCATGGGCATCCGCCGCTTCCATACGCGCAGGCAATGGCACAACACGCTGATCATGGCGTGGGTGACACCGTTCCTACTGCTCATGGGTGTGATCCTGCTGGCCGCAGCGGGCCTTTTCTGGCCCCTGCTCGTCATCGGGGCGGGATGCGTCGTGGGCCTGCTGGTGGCCATCTCCCGTGATCTGGTGAACCGCTGCGTGTATACGGTGGAGGAGGACCGGCTTGTGCTGGAGCATGGCCGCGAGCGCCTGGAGATACGCCTGGCCGATATCGCTGACGCCAGCCTGCTGGACCGTGCGGCGGCCAGGGAGTATATCCGTTCGCGCACCCGTGCCGGAGACCCGAGCAAGGCGCGGGAGCGCATCAGGGCCTTCCTCGGCTATTGCACAGTGGACATCGGCCTCACCTCCTTCACCCTGGGTCTCGGCCGCGGCATCATAGACCGCTTGCCCGAGGCCAAACACGACCTGGTGCTGCTGCGCGTTCGTGATCAGCGCGAGTTCTTGCTCTCGCCCATGTACAACCAGGACCTGATATCGGCCGTGACGCGTTTCGCCACCAGCAACCTGCGTCGCCCGGGCGATCAGTTGTAGCGAAGCCGCTGACCCACGCGGATGATGCTGTCGCGCCTCAGGCCGTTCAACTGGCAGAGCTGGTTCACCGAGGTGCCGTAGCGCCTGGCGATGCCGGAGAGCGTGTCCCCGCTTCGCACCGTGTGGTATTTGCGCGCGGCCATGGCGGCCTTGGCCGCGGCGATCGCCGCGAAAGTGCCATGGTGGATATCCAGTGTGCGGGCCTTGATGGTGCCGTTCTCCAGATCGAAGATGGTGGCAGGGTCGATGGGCTCGTCCAGGAAACGCACCTCGAAGTGCAGGTGGCTGCCGTAGCTGCGGCCCGTGTTCCCGCCCAGGCCCAGGAGGTCGCCCGCATGGACCTCATCGCCGGGCTTCACCAGGCGTTTGCTCAAGTGCGCATACAACGTTTCCAAGCCGTTCTGGTGACGGACCACCACCACATGACCGAACGACCTGTTGTATTTGGAGATGCGCACCATGCCATCGAACGCGCAGTGCACGGGATCCCCGGTGTTGAGCTTGAGGTCCACGCCATAGTGCATGCGCCCTCTACGGGGTCCGAATGGCGAGGTGATATGCCCAGGACATGGTATGGACAGGTCGCAGTCCTCGTGCGCCAGGGTCAAGCGTAGCGTGTCCTTGCCCAGCTTGGGCGTTCCTGACCGGTCGAAGATGACGTCCGTGTTGAAGTGGCAGTAGATGTCGTAACCGGGGATCAGTGCCAGCGAATCGTTGACGTCCCACTTCAGGCCGAGCGCATGGGCGGCGTGTTCGATCTCGGGAAGCGCGCCACGATCCTCGAAGAATTCGATCTCGTCATACGCTTCGAGACCATCAGGACCACCGTAGCTGCTTGTGTCGCTCTGGGCCTGCCCCGTGGTGGCCACAAGAAGCGCACACGACAGAAGATGCAGGACCCGCTCGTTCATCCGCATGCGGACAAAACTATCCGCACAGGGGAAAGTGCCAAACCGGCCAGCCACCGATACATCAACATGCCCCTGGTGTGCCGCGGACGGATGGCGGCGATCGCCCGTCTGGCAAGGCTTGATGGACGATGGGCGCCCACCGTTAAAAGCTGTTAACAGTCCAGTGGTGCGGATCGTGAGGAATGGTGTGCCCGGTGCAGGCCGTACGGCATGAACTTCGCGGCCTCGTATCGCGTTGACCTGATGCACATGCGTTCGATGGAGACCGGAGACAGGGGAGGCGGGCTGGCCCACTTGGTGGTGATCTACCTGGTGGCCTTGCTGCTCACTCTGCCGCTGTTCATCATCCTCGATCGATTCGTGCCCGAGATTGTGCTGCCGGTCGGCGGTGGTCTCCGGGTGGACCACATGATCACCTTCGTGCTGATCTTCTCGGCCTTTATCGTGCTGGTGCACCGCTTCCAGCAAATGGTCTACGCCGTGCTCATCACCGGCATGGTCGCGCTCACCGTCACCTCCATCACCGGGTGGTACTCCTTCGGTGGTCTCTATGAGGACTACGCCGAATGGCTTCGCTCGCTGGAGGAGACCACCGGCCAGGTGCCATTGGCGGCGCAGAAGCAGAGGCCCTTCCATGATGCGGACAAACTGCGTGCATTGGTGGTGCGCCCTGACCCGAATGTGCGTAAGGCGGCCGTGCGCATGGCAACGGCCCACTTTTCGGATGTGCCCGTGGGGCCGGACGAATTCACCCTGGTGCAGTCATTCTCCATCTTCAAGGAGATCAATTCGCGCTGGACCTATGTTTCCGACGTGAAGGGTGGGGAATATTTCGCACCTCCCTCCGAAAGCATCGAACTCATGGCCGGAGACTGCGATGATCACGCCGTCCTCATGGCGGCCTGCATCAAGGCCATCGGTGGCATGGTGCGCCTGGTCCGGACCGAAGGCCATGTCTACCCCGAGTTGCGCGTGGGCGACGACACCAGATTGGAGCGGGCCGCCTTCCTGATCCGCAAGGTGCTTTTCACCACGGAGGTGGGCGACGCGCCGCTTTACCACCACACCGATCCGGACGGTGTCCATTGGATCAACCTCGACTACACGCGCAATTATCCCGGCGGGGAGCTGATGCACGAACGCATCATCGGTATCCTGGAGGTTTAGGGACCACCACGCCATGAACCGGTATCTTGGCGGGGTCCATGAAGCGCCTGGTCGAACCCGCTGAGCTGGCCAAGGCCAGCCACATGCGCCCCGGTGATGCGCGCATCACCCTTCTCACCGAGGTCAGCGGGTTGAAGCGTCTCGAGCGCTTCTACAACGCCATCGAACATCTTCATGACCTGGACTTCGCCGCCGCGGTGTTCGACAAGCTGGAGCTGGCCATTGAGGTCGACGAAAAGGACCTCGCCGGCATTCCGCGCTCGGGTGGGCTGGTCTTCGTGGCCAACCATCCATACGGCGCCATCGATGGGCTGGCCTTGGTGCATGTACTGGGCAGGGTGCGGCCGGACCTGAAGGTGATGGCCAATTTCCTGCTTCAGCAATTGGAGCCCCTGCGCGATCGCTTCATAGGTGTGAATCCTTTCGAGAAGCTCACGGCGAGAAGCAGTTTCCAAGGCATGCGACAGGCCATGGCCCATGTGCAGGGTGGGGGGGCGCTCGCGCTGTTCCCGGCCGGGGAGGTGAGCAGCTGGCGCACGGAACTCAAATCCGTGGCCGACCCGCGCTGGAAGATGCCGGCCATCAAGCTCACGCAGCATCTGGGCGTGCCCGTGGTACCCGTATGGTTCGATGGCAACAACAGTGTGTTGTTCCACATGCTGGGCATGATCCATCCCAACCTGCGCACACTGGCACTGCCGAAGGAGATGTTGCGCATGCGTGGTCGTTCGCTGAGGATGCGTGTGGGCAAGCCCATCGCGCCGTCGGACATCGAGGCGTTCACCTCGGCCGAGCAACTCACACGATACTTGCGTGCGAAGACCTACGCCCTGGGCAGTGGCCTGCAGGTGAAGCGCGATCTCTTCACCCCGCTGCGCTTTCCGCGCAGGCCCAAGGATGTCGTTCCGGCGGTGGAGAGCGACCTGTTGCTGCGCGAGATCGACGGCCTGGCCGACCTGAAGCTGAACGAGCAGGCGGAATTCGAGCTCTATCTCGCACCCAGTCACAGGATCCCGAACATCCTCCGCGAGATCGGACGGCTGCGGGAGGAGACCTTCCGCGTTGTGGGCGAAGGCACCAACAAGGCCATCGACCTGGACGAGTTCGACATCTACTACGACCACCTCTTCCTCTGGGACCGTGCCCAACGGCGAATCGCTGGCGCCTACCGTATCGGTGACGGCCGGAGCATCATGGGCAAGTATGGACGGCGTGCTTTCTACATCAGCACGCTTTTTCGCATGGACCGTCGCATGGACCGTGTGCTGCGAAAGAGTTTCGAGCTGGGCCGTTCATTCGTCACGCAGGATTATCAACGCCAGCGACTGCCCTTGTACATGCTCTGGCGCGGCCTGCTGCTGCACATGATGGCGAATACTGACATGCGCTACCTCATAGGTCCGGTGAGCATCAGCGCCACCTACAGCCGGTTCTCGCGCAAACTCATCATGGAATTCGTGCGCCAGAACCATTATGATGATGAGATGGCCGCCTGGGTGCGGCCGCGCAACCGGTTCAAAGTGCGCAACGACAAGTCCGACAGCGAGGCGCTCGTGCAGGCCTCCATGGCCGATCTGAAGAAGATGGACCGGCTCATCGCCGAGGTGGATCCCCATGAGACCGGCATGCCTGTGCTGCTGAAGAAGTACCTGCTGCTGCACGCCCGCATCATCGGCTTCAACCGCGACCCTCGCTTCAATGATGCGCTGGACGGCCTGATGCTGCTTGACCTGCATCGCCTGCCGGAGCGTACCGTGGAGGATCTTCGGAAAGGGATGACAGAGGCTTGAAGCCTCAGGCCCTTATGGCTGTTGGCTCCTGTACCATTGTGCGCCCCACACCTGTGCCCAGGCCCACGGATGCCTCGTGCATGTAAAGGGACCAATGACCGTCCGCGTATTCGAGCGCGCTCATGTGCTCGATCCAATCACCGGAGTTCATGTAGTTCACGCTCCCCTTGGAAGTATCGATACGCCTGATCTGGGGCTGGTGGATATGGCCGCACACCACATGGTCATACCCTTCATGCACGGCGATGCTCGCCGCCGTCTCCTCGAAGTCCCCGATGTAGGCCACGGCGCGCTTCACACTGCGCTTCACCCTTTTGCTGAAGCTCATGCGCGGCCGGCCGGTCCGCTCCAGGAACCAATTCACCACGTTGTTGATCCGGATGAGCAGGTCATAGCCGAAGCCGCCGAGTTTGGCCAGCCACTTGGCGTGCTTCATGGTCGCGTCGAAAATGTCACCGTGGAAGAACCAGTAGCGCTGTCCATCCACGGTGAGCACCAATTTGTCCAGGAGTTGCAGGTTGCCGAGCATGGCCGGGCTGTACCTGCGCAAGGCCTCATCGTGGTTGCCCGTGATGTAGTACACCGGCACCTTGGCCGCCATCTTCAACAGCCTCTTCAGGACCTGCATGTGGCTCTTGGGGAAATAGCTCTTCTTGAACTGCCAGATGTCGATGATGTCGCCGTTGAGCACCACCATTTTCGGCTTGATGCCCCGCAGGTAGTCTTTCAGTTCGCGGGCACGGCAGCCGTAGGTGCCCAGGTGAAGGTCCGAGAGCACCAGGATGTCGATCTTCCTTTTCATGTGGATCGCCGGGGCGCTGGTCGCGTGCCGCACGATGGCCAAAACTGGCCCAATGGTGTTTCCGGGGTATGAAGGACCGGTTAAGAGCGAGGAAGGCGTCCACAGGGCCTGTTCATGGTGCGCCGATCTTTGCACCATGGTGGGCAATGAAGGACATCATCCTGTGACCTTGGTCTTGGGGGCCAGTCCCAACCCGATGCGCTATGCCAACCTGGCCATCCGTCGGCTGCGGGAGCGGGGCTACCCGGTGCTCGCCATCGGGAAGCGCCAGGGTATGGTGGCGGATGTCCCCATCCAGCGGGAGTTGCCCCCGGACGCCTTGGTTGACACGGTGACGATGTACCTGTCCGCTGCGAACCAGGCCCCGT is a window from the Flavobacteriales bacterium genome containing:
- a CDS encoding dihydrofolate reductase translates to MNIKYLLLALPWLVACGGSADKTTEVPVADTTFNWEVDQFEDLRILRYRIPGWDMIPLQQKQLAYYLTMSGLAGRDIMWDQNHRHNLRIRRALEKIVGGQGPEDQGAEWDAFMTYAKQVWFANGIHHHYSNAKFIPGFTREWFTKRLAKAGHSLPDEVLETMFDPTIDAVKVSQDASRDLVLASAVNFYGQDVSQKEVELYYDAIVDPNAPRPLSHGLNSKVVRGADGKVTEAVWKVGGMYGPALEKVVEWLEKARGVALNPQQEKAIGLLIDYYRTGDLKTWDDFNIAWVQDTSSDIDFIHGFVEVYQDPMGLKGSYEVIVQMKDPEASQRMAVLMDYAGWFEENSPIMPKHKRKDVVGITYNFINVVGEAGDASPSTPVGVNLPNANWIRAEHGSKSVSLGNISEAYEKASGGEMLKEFAFDDAERERAEKYQSLAGKLHTALHEVIGHASGVLEPGKNPDMLKNYASPLEEARADLVALYYITDPKLVEIGLMPDLEVGRAEYEAYLRNGLMLQLRRLKLGDDVQQAHMRNRQTVSKWVLEKGAPQGIVTLDKVDGRSFVRVHDVEGLRGLFGDLLREVQRIKSQGDYAAGRDLIEKYGVKVDQDLHAEVLKRSENVKSAPYSGFVNPMLEPVLDASGAVTDIRIRQPKDFVEQMLDYGRRFSFLPDEN
- a CDS encoding peptidoglycan DD-metalloendopeptidase family protein; translation: MRMNERVLHLLSCALLVATTGQAQSDTSSYGGPDGLEAYDEIEFFEDRGALPEIEHAAHALGLKWDVNDSLALIPGYDIYCHFNTDVIFDRSGTPKLGKDTLRLTLAHEDCDLSIPCPGHITSPFGPRRGRMHYGVDLKLNTGDPVHCAFDGMVRISKYNRSFGHVVVVRHQNGLETLYAHLSKRLVKPGDEVHAGDLLGLGGNTGRSYGSHLHFEVRFLDEPIDPATIFDLENGTIKARTLDIHHGTFAAIAAAKAAMAARKYHTVRSGDTLSGIARRYGTSVNQLCQLNGLRRDSIIRVGQRLRYN
- a CDS encoding lysophospholipid acyltransferase family protein; the protein is MKRLVEPAELAKASHMRPGDARITLLTEVSGLKRLERFYNAIEHLHDLDFAAAVFDKLELAIEVDEKDLAGIPRSGGLVFVANHPYGAIDGLALVHVLGRVRPDLKVMANFLLQQLEPLRDRFIGVNPFEKLTARSSFQGMRQAMAHVQGGGALALFPAGEVSSWRTELKSVADPRWKMPAIKLTQHLGVPVVPVWFDGNNSVLFHMLGMIHPNLRTLALPKEMLRMRGRSLRMRVGKPIAPSDIEAFTSAEQLTRYLRAKTYALGSGLQVKRDLFTPLRFPRRPKDVVPAVESDLLLREIDGLADLKLNEQAEFELYLAPSHRIPNILREIGRLREETFRVVGEGTNKAIDLDEFDIYYDHLFLWDRAQRRIAGAYRIGDGRSIMGKYGRRAFYISTLFRMDRRMDRVLRKSFELGRSFVTQDYQRQRLPLYMLWRGLLLHMMANTDMRYLIGPVSISATYSRFSRKLIMEFVRQNHYDDEMAAWVRPRNRFKVRNDKSDSEALVQASMADLKKMDRLIAEVDPHETGMPVLLKKYLLLHARIIGFNRDPRFNDALDGLMLLDLHRLPERTVEDLRKGMTEA
- a CDS encoding UDP-2,3-diacylglucosamine diphosphatase produces the protein MKRKIDILVLSDLHLGTYGCRARELKDYLRGIKPKMVVLNGDIIDIWQFKKSYFPKSHMQVLKRLLKMAAKVPVYYITGNHDEALRRYSPAMLGNLQLLDKLVLTVDGQRYWFFHGDIFDATMKHAKWLAKLGGFGYDLLIRINNVVNWFLERTGRPRMSFSKRVKRSVKRAVAYIGDFEETAASIAVHEGYDHVVCGHIHQPQIRRIDTSKGSVNYMNSGDWIEHMSALEYADGHWSLYMHEASVGLGTGVGRTMVQEPTAIRA
- a CDS encoding CoA-binding protein, which produces MVGNEGHHPVTLVLGASPNPMRYANLAIRRLRERGYPVLAIGKRQGMVADVPIQRELPPDALVDTVTMYLSAANQAPWEDLLLALSPRRIIFNPGAENPAFAKRATAQGVEVENACTLVMLATGVY